The following are encoded together in the Streptomyces sp. NBC_00341 genome:
- a CDS encoding sugar phosphate isomerase/epimerase family protein, translating to MVRIPDAKVALSTASVYPESTATAFEIAARLGYDGVEVMVWTDPVSQDIEALRRLSDYHQVPILAVHAPCLLITQRVWSTDPWVKLQRARAAAEKLGASTVVVHPPFRWQRQYARDFVTGIWRMAEETDVRFAVENMYPWRYRDREMLAYAPDWDVTNDDYRHFTVDLSHTATARTDGMAMVDRMGDRLAHVHLADGKGSGKDEHLVPGRGDQPCAELLERLARTGFGGHVVVEVNTRRAMSTAEREADLAEALAFTRLHLASSSAPSPRP from the coding sequence GTGGTGCGCATCCCGGATGCGAAGGTCGCCCTGTCGACGGCCTCCGTCTATCCGGAGTCGACGGCGACGGCCTTCGAGATCGCCGCGCGCCTGGGGTACGACGGCGTCGAGGTCATGGTCTGGACCGACCCCGTCAGCCAGGACATCGAGGCGCTGCGCCGGCTCTCGGACTACCACCAGGTGCCGATACTGGCCGTGCACGCCCCCTGTCTGCTGATCACCCAGCGCGTCTGGTCCACCGACCCGTGGGTCAAGCTCCAGCGGGCCCGTGCCGCCGCCGAGAAGCTCGGCGCCTCGACCGTGGTCGTCCACCCGCCGTTCCGCTGGCAGCGGCAGTACGCGCGTGACTTCGTCACCGGGATCTGGCGGATGGCGGAGGAGACGGACGTGCGGTTCGCCGTCGAGAACATGTACCCGTGGCGCTACCGGGACCGGGAGATGCTCGCGTACGCCCCCGACTGGGACGTCACCAACGACGACTACCGGCACTTCACCGTGGACCTCTCGCACACCGCGACCGCCCGCACGGACGGCATGGCCATGGTCGACCGGATGGGCGACCGGCTGGCCCACGTCCACCTCGCGGACGGCAAGGGCTCCGGCAAGGACGAGCACCTGGTGCCCGGCCGGGGCGACCAGCCCTGCGCCGAGCTCCTGGAGCGGCTGGCCCGTACCGGCTTCGGCGGCCATGTCGTCGTCGAGGTCAACACCCGCCGGGCGATGTCCACCGCGGAACGCGAGGCCGACCTGGCCGAGGCGCTGGCCTTCACCCGGCTGCACCTCGCGTCGTCCTCCGCCCCGTCGCCGCGCCCATGA
- a CDS encoding TetR family transcriptional regulator, translating to MTEGDGSQAPPPRRRGRPSRTESESGPDARTRILEAARTEFSERGYDKTSVRGIAKAAGVDAALVHHYFGTKDEVFAAAIELSFEPALVIPDILGSSTEGLGERLAGYFIGIWENPASRAPLLAIMRSAMTHEAAAKVLRVFVLRRLLDRIADRLDVPDATFRAELAASHMVGIAVLRYVIQAEPLASADPQKIIAMVGPTLQRYLTDA from the coding sequence ATGACCGAGGGCGACGGGAGCCAGGCCCCGCCCCCCAGACGCCGCGGCCGTCCCTCCCGCACGGAGTCGGAGAGCGGCCCCGACGCCCGCACCCGCATCCTGGAGGCGGCCCGCACCGAGTTCTCCGAGCGCGGCTACGACAAGACGTCCGTCCGGGGCATCGCGAAGGCGGCCGGCGTGGACGCGGCCCTGGTCCACCACTACTTCGGTACGAAGGACGAGGTGTTCGCCGCCGCGATCGAGCTCTCCTTCGAGCCCGCCCTGGTGATCCCGGACATCCTCGGGAGCAGCACGGAGGGCCTGGGGGAGCGGCTGGCCGGCTACTTCATCGGGATCTGGGAGAACCCGGCGTCCCGGGCCCCGCTGCTGGCGATCATGCGTTCCGCGATGACCCACGAGGCGGCGGCGAAGGTCCTGCGCGTCTTCGTACTGCGACGCCTGCTGGACCGGATCGCCGACCGGCTGGACGTCCCGGACGCCACCTTCCGCGCGGAGCTGGCCGCGTCGCACATGGTGGGCATCGCGGTACTGCGCTACGTGATCCAGGCGGAACCCCTGGCCTCCGCCGACCCGCAGAAGATCATCGCGATGGTGGGCCCCACGCTGCAGCGCTACCTGACGGACGCCTGA